In Capricornis sumatraensis isolate serow.1 chromosome 16, serow.2, whole genome shotgun sequence, a genomic segment contains:
- the LOC138092597 gene encoding olfactory receptor 5B3-like, giving the protein MENNTEGAGFILLGLTGDPQLQVPLFITFTFVYLLTLTGNLGMTTLILLDSRLHIPMYFFLSSLSLVDSCYSSTITPKVMAGLLIGDKTISYHACAAQMFFFVAFATVENYLLASMAYDRYAAVCKPLHYTTTVTTSVCARLATGSCIFGILTAAIDVGDTFYLSFCTSNVVHHFFCDIPAVMSLTCSDKDINELIVFISSFNIFFALLVILISYLLIFITILKLQSGKGYQKALSTCASHLVAVSIFYGTVIFMYLQPSSSHSMDTDKIASVFYTMLIPMLNPMVYSLRNREVKSAFKKVIEKAKYSLGLTF; this is encoded by the coding sequence ATGGAAAATAATACAGAGGGAGCTGGCTTCATCCTGCTCGGACTCACAGGTGACCCACAGCTGCAGGTCCCTCTATTCATAACCTTCACCTTCGTTTACCTCCTCACTCTGACTGGGAACCTGGGGATGACCACGTTGATCCTGCTGGACTCCCGTCTCCACATCCCTATGTACTTTTTCCTCAGTAGCCTGTCTCTCGTGGACTCCTGTTACTCCTCCACCATCACCCCGAAGGTGATGGCCGGGCTCCTTATAGGAGACAAGACCATCTCCTACCATGCATGTGCCGCTCAGATGTTCTTTTTTGTAGCCTTTGCCACTGTGGAAAACTACCTGTTGGCCTCAATGGCTTATGACCGCTACGCAGCAGTGTGCAAACCCCTACATTACACCACCACCGTGACCACAAGTGTGTGTGCACGTCTGGCCACAGGCTCTTGCATCTTTGGTATTTTGACTGCTGCTATTGATGTTGGGGACACATTCTATCTCTCTTTTTGTACGTCCAATGTCGTCCATCACTTTTTCTGTGATATTCCAGCAGTCATGTCTCTGACTTGTTCAGATAAAGACATTAATGAGctgattgtttttatttcaagCTTTAATATCTTCTTTGCACTTCTTGTTATTCTGATTTCCTACTTGCTCATATTTATCACCATTTTGAAGTTGCAGTCAGGTAAAGGATACCAGAAGGCTTTATCCACCTGTGCGTCCCACCTTGTTGCAGTCTCCATATTTTACGGGACCGTCATCTTCATGTACTTACAGCCCAGTTCCAGCCACTCCATGGACACAGACAAAATTGCATCAGTGTTCTATACGATGCTcatccccatgctgaaccccatggtctatagcctaaGGAACAGAGAAGTCAAGAGTGCATTCAAGAAGGTTATTGAGAAGGCAAAGTATTCTCTAGGTTTAACTTTTTAA